The following are encoded in a window of Bos indicus isolate NIAB-ARS_2022 breed Sahiwal x Tharparkar chromosome 21, NIAB-ARS_B.indTharparkar_mat_pri_1.0, whole genome shotgun sequence genomic DNA:
- the LOC109575157 gene encoding myeloid-associated differentiation marker-like produces MDTDRVRLCVYRLLQLFSTCAAFSLVASLGTGMGAVSHWSMFIWCFCFVITLITFMVQLGKYQPSLPFSGKSFLFTYACLATVFCLSASIMYAITYIQFLPHGPFRDQATAATAFSCIACVLYALEAAFLWLLFLGETTFYFATIHGLFKLLETLVACIIFAFISNTYLHQHQPALVWCVAVYSICFTLGAVAMLLKLVKFENRLHTFFPRFLLGQTVLSVLLYASALILWPLYQFNQEFGGQPQRSSDVSCSDELASTLCIWDQKLTVAILTAINLLIYVADMAYWIHFIFIRY; encoded by the coding sequence ATGGACACTGATAGAGTCCGGTTATGCGTCTACCGCCTGCTGCAGCTGTTCTCCACGTGCGCGGCTTTCTCACTGGTGGCCAGCTTGGGCACTGGAATGGGGGCTGTAAGTCACTGGTCCATGTTCATCTGGTGCTTCTGCTTTGTCATCACCCTCATCACCTTCATGGTCCAATTAGGCAAGTACCAGCCCAGTCTCCCCTTTTCTGGGAAGAGCTTTCTCTTCACCTATGCCTGCCTCGCCACCGTTTTCTGCCTCTCAGCCTCCATCATGTACGCCATCACCTACATCCAGTTCTTGCCTCATGGCCCCTTCCGGGACCAGGCCACTGCCGCCACTGCATTCTCCTGCATCGCGTGTGTGCTTTACGCCTTGGAAGCGGCCTTTCTGTGGCTACTATTCCTGGGTGAGACCACTTTCTATTTTGCTACCATTCATGGCCTGTTCAAGCTGCTGGAGACATTGGTGGCCTGCATCATCTTCGCCTTCATCAGCAACACCTACCTGCACCAGCACCAGCCGGCACTGGTGTGGTGTGTGGCCGTGTACTCCATCTGCTTCACACTGGGGGCCGTGGCCATGCTGCTGAAGCTGGTCAAATTCGAGAACAGACTACACACCTTCTTCCCTCGTTTCCTGTTGGGGCAGACCGTGCTCTCTGTCCTCCTTTATGCCAGTGCCCTGATCCTCTGGCCACTCTACCAGTTCAATCAGGAGTTCGGCGGGCAGCCCCAGCGGTCCAGTGATGTGAGCTGCAGTGATGAGCTTGCCTCCACACTATGCATCTGGGACCAAAAACTGACTGTGGCCATCTTGACAGCCATCAACCTGCTGATTTATGTGGCTGACATGGCATACTGGATCCACTTCATTTTTATCAGGTACTGA